The sequence CTTTTCTTGCTGCAAGCAAACTTTGAGCACTTTTGCTAAACTAATTGTCTAAATGCATTCATAGGCCCTTCTACATGAAAGATTCATCCAGTATTTTCCTGTTGAGGTGCTAATTATTTTCTCGAaatgcattaacttaaatgtctttaaaaaaaagcatttgcagtttaaataaataaaataaatctttttgtGAAGTGAGATTCAGCTTAGCTTGCTGTATTTTACAACCAGAGTCTGCAATTTAATtggttctctaaaaaaaaaaatggtgtacaGCCTATCAACAATGGCTTGTGGATGTCATCTCATGCCAGGGCTTTGCTTTAaagggatttttattttatagtgccagaatcctacagtgcccccctcccttaccCTCTCCACCCTTCCACGGTGCTGAAGGGTAATAAccacttcagtcacttacctgaatctggtgccgatgtccctctgccctgggtcaggctccacccacgcttcTACCCCactgacgtcagccggcgggggagacctaatgtgcatgcgccaaTGGCCATGCTcaaattaggatttccccataggtaagcattattcaatgatttCATTTGGGTAGAAATCTGatctgcagagcgtgaggacgtacagcatcagatactggaccaaaggtccatttcaaaccAGGAAGACCTCTAGTGACTGGAGTGGAGTTACCCCTGGATAgtaataattattgcagtttctcaataactgcaataattacaattgcagggttaagggacacgggacattgcacccagaccacttcaatgagcacttcccttaaggacacatgacatgtgtgacatgtcatgattcccttttattccagaagtttgacccttaaggggttaagagaaaaaAACAGATCCTTCTGATGGACTAATGTCACATAACACATTTTTGCATTTTCAGCTGAGATTTATAATGAATTAATATGTACTCTCCAAATTAATCTTGCTGATCTGCTATATTACATATCCTCCCTCTGTGAATCCAGAGGGAGGGAGACAACAAAGTAAATTTGGCCAAATGTACGTGGTCACCCATACTAATTATTGAACTCAGGTGTTTCAGCCTCACCCATTGCAAACAGGTGTAtacaatccagcacatagaaaGGAGATCTCAATAGATTGGCAGTACAAAGGGCAGTAGTGAAACTTTTGTGACAATGTCATAGGGTGCTACTTTTGCCACAAGTCAGTTATGTCATCTAAAGGGGTTTTATTGTGAAGTGGAAGTGTCTAGTAGCCCAGCCACGAAGTGGTAGACCACACATACTTACAGAGCAGGGACGGAAACTTCTTCTGGAAGAAACATCGGCACAAGAACAGGGCGTCAGAACATTCGTGAAGATATAGCCTAGCAGTTATGAACAACCTCACATTAAcaggtaatatatattttttaattagagTGTTTCTTTTATACAATGTACATAAGTTGTACGTATTACTTTCCATGAcacttgatgctcatttcttgaAAAGTAGTTCATCATGAGTTAATACAACTTATAAAAAAAGTATTATCACAAAAAGCATAACTGGTTTGTTGCTTGCTTGATACAAAATAACTCAAAGTACACTCTGTTACAGACTGCTTTGTAAGCAATGTGGCTGTTCTTTTGAAACAAAAGCTATCAGAATTGCTGATGCTAAAAGAGCCTGCATAATTTGTGAAGATAATATTCTTAAGTATGTTGGCAAGCTCTAGCTTGAAGAAATGAAGTCTAGCACATCTGCAAAGGGTGATCCTTTATTTGAATGGCAGAGGGAAATGACAACATTTGGTTACAACCTTAATTATGCATGATTTATGTTTTGCAActaaaaacattgccatttccttTGTATCCCCACCGAAGCACCAGAAATGACGGATCTGCTGGGCTTCCCTTTGAGAATCTTTCTGGTTCCTCTGTCCTTTGCTCTATCATCATAAATAACGTATTATTCTGCAAAGTGGTAAAACTTATATAAACCTGTTTCTTCACCCAAATATGGATCAGAGGCAGCATGAAACAGTATGTATTTTGACAACgaccaaacatataaaaatataatgaatCCGAGTAAGATCTGCTAGAGGCTGCAATTTGATAACAGTGATCACATTTTGTGAACAGGGTGATGCACCAATTACAGTTTTTGCATAGGCCACCAAGAACGTTTTGACTTTACCATGATTTGAACATAAAAATGACAAATGGAAGGCTATTACTGATTAGACATAACTTGGTATGGTAAAACTGAAGGCTATTTTTCTTTCAGGATTATGATCTGTTAAAACATTAGTGATAAGTGAATAGAAATGCCTTTAATATGAAATGCTAAATAGGACAAGCTCAAcagtgtttgtaaaaaaaaacaaaaaacctgtcATTGTTTCCTTAACTGCTGAAAAAAGTCTTTCATTTTGGAGAaaccattaaattatatttatctatttaattAATAGACACATATAGCATACGAAAAGCAATGGTAAGTGACACATTTGAAGTGCTGTTCTGAGCCAATTGTAATAAAGCGAAAATCCAAATTGTGGTCAGTGACCAGATAAAAGCATAGATGAGAATAAACTAATGTCTGCTTTTTGTCTGATATAAAATCCACCATTCATAGATTAATAGATTGTATTATAGACTGGTTGAgatctttcaaatacttatttgaaCTTCTTTTGATAATCTCACCTATATGTGATGCAACAATAGTGTTTCTTTAGGTATATTtggaaaaattttttattttttaattattttatatttgagcacaaataaaataaaatgcatatctATATGTGTATACATGGAGAATGTAAGTAACTGGTAAGCATTCTTCAACAAATGCTACCAGGAGACATTTAATGACAGAAATAAGTACAGTTAATTATACTATTCATAAACAGAGCAGACAAACAGCATTTTTACAATGTACATTTTGAATCATTAAGTACAACTTTAATTACAAAGGCTAAACATTAATTTTAATGTTTAGCGTTTAAATTTTTACaggaacatttcttttttttttatttatatgaggCATAACGTAATATGTCTTCACTCTATAAACTCGTATTACACaaccataaaaaaatatccaatcacCTTTGTTGTGAAACTGATTTGTTGGTGAAgcacatatttttgttttttctttgcaaCGATTCTTGATGCTCACCCATAATCTTTCTCTGAAATTGTCTTAAATGAAAATATAGGCTTTTAAAAGTGTATAGGTAGAATCAGAAACAACGAGATAAAGAGGAGATTTGCTGTGATCAATAGTGCAGAATTAGTTCCTGGTTGATACATTCGACACTGAGATTTTGACTTCACCTTTTTCAAGCAAGGATGCTTCTTTTTGTTTGGGGATGTAGAGGGTTCAACTGAATCGAAGACATTATTTTGCTTTAACTTGGTTTGTGATGTGTCTATTTTGCTTGTAAAAGTTCCAAAAGGGGAGTCGTTAATTTGCTTGTATGTTCTGTTCTTTCTATTGTCAACGCTGCCTATAATTTTAGTTTTTGAAATGTTTTCTTTGTCTTTAACAGGAACATTTGGCAATACTCTACTGGTATGTGACGAGGGACCTGTTTTAACATTTGTTTCAGGAAATATAGACTTATCCACTTGCTCGCAACAGCTATCAGTCAACTCTTCTGGGATTATTGAAATGTCTGCAGTTGTGTCTTTTGCAGAGCCAGTTTTAGATGTAAATATACTTGTTCTCATTTGACTGAAAGACACGTTGGCACATCCATCCAGATTATGGGTCTGAAGTCTTTTGAGATCAGTTCCTGCCAAGTCTGGTGGAAGGAAGCACTCCAGCTCTGATGATGATCCCTTAAATTGTTTTAACCAGTTCCACAATGATTTAGCTCTACAGTCACAAATCCATTGGTTTCCATTTAAACGTAAATACTGAAGCGATACAAGAGGTGATAGTATTTCTCCCTTAAGTATGGTCAAGTTGTtgttaaacaaatacagggttgtTACTTTTTTGAGATCATGAAAAGTTCTCCGATGGACCATGGAAAGCCTATTCTGATGGACCAACAATCTGTCTAAGTTTATTAGACCTGTAAATACATTTTCAGATAAACTGTTTAATTTGTTGCCGTGGAGAAACAAAAATGTTAGGTTTCCCAGATCCAGAAAGGTATCGTCATGCAAGAAATTTAAATTGTTGTCGTGAAGATACAGATACTGCAGTGAGAAAAGGCCCTGAAAAATCCCAATGGGCAGTTCCAGCAGTCCGCAGCGATTAAGGTGTAAAATATGTAGATGGGCAAGACCTCGAAATGTTAGAGGAGAAATGGTTTTAAGATTAAAGTTGTCACTCATGTCTAGTTCCTCTAACTTGTTTAATCCATAAAATGCCCCAGACTCAATATGACTTATATTGTTTGAATGGATCCATAAAATAGTCAGATTTTGACAAGAATTGAAGCTAGTAGATCTTATAAAAGTAATTTTATTGTTGTGAAGATAGATCCTTTGAGTCTGTATTGGTATGTAAGGTGGAATTATTGTCAGTCTTTGTTGCTGACAGCTGACTGTGATCTTCGGTTCATTGTAGCATAAACATGCCTCTGGACAACATTCCACTTTAAATTTGAAGACTATGCAACAAGTAACAAGAAACAGCAACTTAGTTcctgaaacagaaaaaaaaaagacaatgtaaTTTCTATTTTTGTGACATATTTACACTGTGTGTTTAATTGTGTGTCAAGTAACTGGGTAATTTATGGCAGTTCTGTCTCCAATCATATCTAACAACCTAATAGAGCAATGGCAGTGGATTCAGACCATGTATTTAAACATTTCTAATAGAGCCAATCTGAGCATGTTATCTGTAAAGTTAATCCACCCAAATCTATAAATACTGCTAGGTGATATagtacttttaaaaataaataaagaaataaataatagagTACTGTATCACACCTGTGCAAtgtataaacaaaaacaacagtaaGAACAAAATGTTGTTGTGAAAGGGGCAAAACTGCAATTTCTGAAAAACTAATATGATTACCTCAGAATTGCACATAGAAAATTAGTAACAGCTCTGCcgactttttatatttatacgcATTATTCCCAACACCTAAAGCATTCTTAAATATACCAAATATTATGTTAAAATATAGAGGCTCTCTATAGTGCATTGTCGGGGATCTTTGCTATTTATGGAATATGAATCCTTGTCAGGAATTTACAATCTACAGGTGATCACGGGAAGTGTTTAAAGAATAAATGAAGGTTATAGGACTCTCGGGTTAAAAAAAGGAAGCTCATAGTCTCATAGGGGAACAAAgagaatttgatttatttaatttaatttgcagtTCAGCACAATATAACATTTATGCAAGAGTGCTGAAAATTGGTTATAATACAATAAAGCAAGAGGGGAATGGGGCATTTGAGCAAATCTATAGTGGATCTTATCTTGTAAATAAACAGCTTTCCCAGCTACctcataaataatatatatatatatggagaaaaaAGGGGATACAGCTGAACAATCTGAAAATGTATGAATAACACATAGGGTAATATCGCCACAGCATTATAAAGTATGAAATATAGAATCGCCTTAAAGATGCCTCCCCTGATGGGCTAGGACGACCTCTTCCCTTTTATCGGCAGCTCAAATCAGGAACCGAAGGAGTCAGGGATCCAGATAGGTGCAAAACTGTTTATTAGAAACatattataaaacaataaaaagaagtAGCAGAAAAAATATTCCTATGTGTTTTGTTCTAAAATAAGAACTTCTTCAAGGGCCTCCATATGTTAAAAGAATCAcagcaataaaatacagattaaaaacttttttagacATATAAGATAAATATGGATTGATATGGAAAAATTAAAAGCTCAGCTCGTAGACCTTACAGACCTTACATTCTATGCCatcccgcattaaaagggctttaaagccgttgcggcggcatagaacaccgtaacgACTTTCTATCCCTGGAGGTCCGGtggacttacctccgccgcgatcctcttctggagggctgcctgacatcccaggcagccctccccccccggcaaatgaggcccccgggtccatgtgatcgctctcaaagagcgatcacatggccccctatagctggctgtggatctgccagtatggggactgtctaaaatgtattagacatgtgtaaaattaaaatagaaatgtatttatatatataatatatgtatatctattaaatatataatatatatgcatactatatatatgtaacgtcatacaaagtgtattttaatattaatataagtacatatattagtattaaaatacagttagaatgatgttacatatatatatatatatatatatatatgtatatatagtatatatataatagatatatacacatattatatatatatatatatttatatactatatatatctatctatatatatatataaaatacaaataaccgcaaatatatatatatatatatatatatatatatatatatatagataaatacatacatataattacataaaagattacattagtatacacgtagaatttaaatacctataaatgcatatatattaaaatgatacatgtatatttaagtaatcttttaacatacttatgtgatttgattaattcaaatttgattgacatgcctgacaacacagggagaaagtgcagagaattgaatttgcaagcactatatttgaccctgtaactctacaagacaccataaaacctgtacatagggggtactgtttcactcgggagacttcgctgaacttaaatattagtgtttcaaactggtaaattgtattacaacgatgatattttacaaacgaactgcacttttatggactatagtattgttgtaatatgttttactgttttaaaacactaatatttgtgtttagtgatgtctcccgagaataacagtaccccccatgtacaggttttatggtgttttgaaaagttagagagtcacatataaggcttgcatttcatttttttgacattgaaatttgccagattggttatgttgccattgagagtgtatggtagcccaggaatgagaattacccccatgatggcataccatttgcaaaactagacaacccaaggtattgcaagtggggtatgtccagtctttcttagtagccactaggtcacaaacactggccaaatattagtttttttcacacaaaaacaaatatgaacgctaactttggccagtgtttgtgactaagtggctactaaaaaagactaaacataccccactttcaataccttgggttgtctactttttcacatggtatgccattatgggggtaattctcattcctgggctaccacaccgcctcaaaggtaacattactaatttggcaaatttcaatttgaaaatggaatgttctatatttgaccctgtaacttttcaaaacaccataaaacctgcttatggcgggtactgttgtactcgtgagacatcactgattacaaatatgtgcattttctttgcagtaaaacctaacagtattatgacattcacagctaaaatgtcagacggaaatacaaatttaaaaaaaaatcttattttctcacatttttttaaaattgtattcataataaattatgttccatatatgaatagttaatgataaattaaagccctgtttctcctgaacaaaatgatatataataagtgtgggtgcacttaatgtgacagcggtgaattacggttgaacagacatatagcgcaaattccagtttttgtttacattttgttttgatcagaacgtgcactattcactccgtcctgaaggggttaaatctactACTTCATTTGATGTTAAAACAGTCAGCTCAGTGCCTTCTGTTCTATttcacattttttcattttaattattgTATAAATGAGTAAATATAAtgaatcaatttgtttatttttgcttttatgcATAAACTATTCAGGGTTCAATAACATAAAATTTATATGAAATTTAAAGTGTACTACAAAAACTCtgtaataaattattgaaaaATCTTAAAAGAGATTTGTAAAATATTTCCAACACAAAACCCAAACATGTTCAGTGATCCTTCTTCTAACAAAACACTTTATTCCCTGTTTTTCAGCTAATGCTTGTTTGTATTTCAGAAATGGTCAACATCTGTACAACGATAACACTGCACTAAATGCTTTGAAAATGTCATGGAAGCAGCAGAGTAAATCCTGGATTTAAATCTTTGGGTTAGTTCTTTATCTATATTCCTCAGTATTTGTGCTGGCTGCAGTAACACTGTGAGCTTAATGGGTGGAATCCCTTGCAGACAATGTGTAATGAATAATTCAGATTTGCTCTTCACATATAGTTCATCACAATGTGTATAAGTGGATGTGAGAGTGCAGCATACTAAATGGTTATTTTTTCATATTGTCAGATTTCACtcatatgtaaaaataaactGCAGGGACAAATTAAGACACTGATGGGCAGATCAGTTAATGGGGTTTAATCTCACCTGCCACTTGTGAATTATGCAAGTATTTGAATAATATTTGAGCCCATTGtctactacttaaagggacacaatagccacaaaaacaaacatacaactTATTGAATATGTTCTGTTGAGTaggatcattcccttcaggctttttgctgtaaacactgtcttttcagagaaaatgcagtgtttacattacagcctagtgataatttcACTGGGCAATCCTCATATGGTtgccagaggtgcttccttgggcagttcTGCCTAGTGTGCAccacaacattcagtgtctcctccctctgcatgcagacactgaacgttcctcatagagatgcattgattcaatttatctctatgaggagatgctgattggccagggttgtgttaaaattgtgctggctctgctcctgatctgccttcttgaaagtctcagtcaatcctatggggaagcattgtgattggctcaggccactacttctgatgatatcagagCTCAGaggcagttcagaggcagaggcagcagctccagactggaatacaagtaagattttactatacttGGGGAGGCAAGGGGGatgcaggggggctagatggtggttttaacacaatagggtcaggaatacatgtttgtgttcctgaccctatagtgttcctttaactttatcAAAATCTCTTATCCCTTAAAAATGTACATCTTTCCAGTTTTCAACTTTTATTACCCCCTGCCTGGTGACCCAACTGTGAGGGCTGATTGTGAGCCTTAGGCACACGTGTAGAGAGACTTTATGTATGTCATGTATGACACTGGATCAAAGGTGAcacttaacatttaaaaaaaagggagTATTTTTAAACTTATATCATCAATGTATAATCAACTACATGTTGTCCATTTAACCTATGCTTTCTACTGCTTACAACGATATAGCCAAATCCTATTAAAGATTAGAATAATCTAATGCAGGGGCAAGCTTTGGTACTCCAGCTGTTGTGGATTACATCACCCTGATGTTTTGTCAgtattatgactgtaagagcattattgaAGATTTAATCCACAAgatgtggagtgccaaaggttgcctacttctGCTCTCATGTTATATAAAAAAGACTCATATTTCATCCATTGCTTGAGAGTCTCCTTGCCGCAGCCACCCCACCTAGTGTGAGGTCAGAACTAGAATATCTGCATCCTGCTCCATCCAAATCCAGAACTTCTCCATAGAGATGAAATAGGAGCCATACATAACATGCGCTGCGCCAATCACATCTTTTTCCTAAAGAAGCATTATCCTAACATTTTTTCCAAGATTAAGTTTAGCTGTGTTTGGCATTATCATGTGGGGTGTGGTGATGCTGAAAGTGAAGGACTTCAAAGAGCTATATCTGCAACAGAGGGAGTGCCAATTTGATGGGCATTAATGGTGCTTGTTTAAAATAACATTGCTTTACACTGCCAGAATAAAGAGACTTCATCTAGGTGTGTTGGAGCTTAGGGTGACCCTTTAAGGACTTTCCTCATCGGAGTGAAAGAGCTATATAATCACAAACAATTCCTAAAGAAAAACTAAATTGCAAATGTATTACATCTGTATTGATCTAAAACCCATTTCACAGTTTTTTAAAGCTGTGCGTAAATTTAATTATGTTCATCATAGTGTGCCTTTAATCTAACACTTAATACCTGAGATATCAGCTATAATTATAGCCGTTTCAGTTACAGAAAGGACAGTCATTTTTTACTTATTATAGTGTGTCTGCCAGTTAAGGACAAGGAGTAGAGATGAACtcggtaaaaaaaagttaaatgacaATTTATTATAATTATGAAGGAGTACAGTTCTATTATATCATTACAAAATAAACATTAGAACTATCCAATGTGTCACTTGTGATTATGTGAAAAAGCTAACATTCTGGACGTCGATCTAGCCAAAGACCTTCATCTAAATTCAAACTACTCAGAGGACACACTGACAAATCTGGCTTCAATACAGAAATGTATGTGTTAATCAGAATGTGCACCTTTTTGTTGTCAGCTGTCCACATGGATTATGAGCATGCTGTTTCTCATCTTGGTTTGTTGGATTATATGGGAAATAGGATCAACACCTAGCAAAAGCTGGTGGCGTAGACGGCAGTGTCCAGAAAACTCGCTAAAAGATAATTGCTCACAATCCCTGCCAGTCCTCTGATCGCGTCTCATTCTTCTCATGCTGTCAACAAATGCTGACAGATTGCTGGCAACCAATCTTTCCCATAAAAAAGGGAGTGAGTGCGTATGCAACTTATCTTGGGAAATAAAGCATAAAGCTAATACTATATTGCATGCTGAAATCCACAAACCACAAGACTCTGAACAAGATAAAcaatatttgtgtacgggattatggaaggggcgcacattaaaactgtgtgtaattttaatatatgagagttggttgaggtgtgccgaaaccgacgtgaggttaggcctgcaaaagagggcccacccaggtataatgatatatgaaaagggtgtggtgggagggaatttccgaaatcgtcgcagacaggtgagtggggggaacgcagggtttaaataggcatgaaatccctcccacaatttcaggcataacgccttctatttgtgtacgggattatggaaggggcgcacattaaaactgtgtgtaattttaatatatgagagtcggttgaggtgtgccgaaaccgacgtgaggttaggcctgcaaaagagggccaaaaagtgtgtgacatttattagacataacaaatcacttagacatattatagaaagcgagcctgatttctttctggatttggaatgaaccggttgtatgccgaggactacCAGCGACCCATCATCTCTACAAGAAGAGTTGGAACTGgatgacttgaggctgctgtggcggccctaacacggaatgaaagtaccgagaaggaactttggattgaggccaagactaacaaacaaggagcgaatgtatagcatgaactgtttgagagatgtggcaaaaattgtacgtgcaaccattataatcggaatgCATTTAGCATCTTGAAACcgcatacaatacttacacatatcgaaagccgtagagtacgtttgcttagtattagtggacaaatcttacctgcatagGCTCTAGCTAcaggcatgattgataccttttttgacctgcagaggaaatctggactgcgtgttcttttatctcaaccgttacgtttaagcgAGGTCCGACatcaggacttcggaagtggctaaagcggaggaaactgcaggggaacttgagacgtcagggttagcgttcattaaagataatacgatacctggagctatgtcttgtagcgtgctgtgaggaggaagtaAACGTTAtaggtttaaattatgcaaaactcagaagctcattgagctttctcgtgtagtagagctgctagctaatgggaaccaataggtgaagataaggactatcccgtaagagttgaggccgtgccagtagccctgtgtttgagagaagccctacctacgatttaggccatgtggacttgtaccatctaAGCGTGGCAGGGTATAACCTCTTGTGGAAAAGTGATTAACCTGACCGaacacgtgcgattacctgcattaaaccatagcgaaaaaggactATAACAGGCGCCTGAAGAAACTGCCGTGACGTGAAacgaagaatagaatgcaaaaccgtgacccaccgtagggaaatgtttgcacgatagaggaacctgaagaggagctttgacaaaatttgaagacgatatgtgttcgcagagcaagtaccctatagcggTTACTTGGTAGGCATGAGAACGTAAAGGATTGAACTACAGGATGCATGAGGTGTTACGCCTTGAATCtgaacatccagcatgaccgGAAGTAACTCCCGATGAGctacttaagcttacataaagagaagcgtgGACGACAACAAATGCGTGACGaatgaattgactgcgcatggaggaccccgtGAATGTcgggcgtgcagacaagtccctaattagcagATAAGGATTCGAATAATATTAGTTTGGCCAaaaatggaggcggagtgatgcctcggTGTACGATATGAAACAGGTGGGAATTCCGTTCACCCGGTCCGATCAGATCGCTAAAGCTTGTCCTGCATAGCTCGTATAAGCGACGCCGACGTGAAAActgagtgatagtatgagtcgataaacggTAATTGAGAACACAGCATACCAAAGTGCCGCCAAAACGTTGTGAACAAATAAACGGTATATCCGTGATacatgagtccggaagcagtcactgtacgtcacgtcagcgcctggaggacccgacgatggtccgATACGAGGCCAAATCCGTACGACGTGCAATGCGGAGGGCAACGTAAGTCCCAACATACCAATTCGACTGAATAAAAGCAAGAGATGCCCGAAACACgttgttggaggaaccgctggtcttggaGTCTCCAAGCTTGGactgggcacgtagtgtacgtggtacctaaggatcgccagcgagcgacaggttggggtaacatatatatgtatatataaatatatacaaccaCATATACACAGGTATCCTCGAACAGCTTAGCACTAAGCGTCTAGCAGACCcattgcccgtaagagataacgtatagaaagcaccggagtagccgagtaAGATAGGTCTGAAATACCGTTTTGCATCAATGTAGGAGTATGTAACGCACAATCGAACctaaggcgggaaataaagcgctaggatacctgaagcggttaagggatctaaaacatagtgactatgcttgacgggtctggggtgtgccgtcccccccccccagcttactaggagcgcgagcgtgagtgcgtgcgtgctggctgactagctagtgccgcgatgcggcgaaacgattacactaggttggtgacaggtgaggccctgctagttgccaagcggcttgagaggctctatctatgcgttggggcgagggggtagcgtggccactgaatgaggtggcggggtgtcggcctctcggtgacagttaaacataagatagaatgggagtgacggatgaggccctctctatgccacaatgcgaggcgactaactatgatttggcccgaggggcatagtacctccgagtatgaggatgggtgttggcctcgcgggaccactaacctatggcgaagaagccgcggagaataacaactagtggacacctaggaacctaacagccagcagttgctaactaagatggaaggtcGGGTAGTGGGAGAGGACATGCTACAGAGCGAAACGCGGGTAGCAATGAGGTAGGATCGTACGTTCT comes from Pelobates fuscus isolate aPelFus1 chromosome 5, aPelFus1.pri, whole genome shotgun sequence and encodes:
- the RTN4R gene encoding reticulon-4 receptor isoform X2, which translates into the protein MQGTKLLFLVTCCIVFKFKVECCPEACLCYNEPKITVSCQQQRLTIIPPYIPIQTQRIYLHNNKITFIRSTSFNSCQNLTILWIHSNNISHIESGAFYGLNKLEELDMSDNFNLKTISPLTFRGLAHLHILHLNRCGLLELPIGIFQGLFSLQYLYLHDNNLNFLHDDTFLDLGNLTFLFLHGNKLNSLSENVFTGLINLDRLLVHQNRLSMVHRRTFHDLKKVTTLYLFNNNLTILKGEILSPLVSLQYLRLNGNQWICDCRAKSLWNWLKQFKGSSSELECFLPPDLAGTDLKRLQTHNLDGCANVSFSQMRTSIFTSKTGSAKDTTADISIIPEELTDSCCEQVDKSIFPETNVKTGPSSHTSRVLPNVPVKDKENISKTKIIGSVDNRKNRTYKQINDSPFGTFTSKIDTSQTKLKQNNVFDSVEPSTSPNKKKHPCLKKVKSKSQCRMYQPGTNSALLITANLLFISLFLILPIHF
- the RTN4R gene encoding reticulon-4 receptor isoform X1, whose translation is MRRMFNTGTKLLFLVTCCIVFKFKVECCPEACLCYNEPKITVSCQQQRLTIIPPYIPIQTQRIYLHNNKITFIRSTSFNSCQNLTILWIHSNNISHIESGAFYGLNKLEELDMSDNFNLKTISPLTFRGLAHLHILHLNRCGLLELPIGIFQGLFSLQYLYLHDNNLNFLHDDTFLDLGNLTFLFLHGNKLNSLSENVFTGLINLDRLLVHQNRLSMVHRRTFHDLKKVTTLYLFNNNLTILKGEILSPLVSLQYLRLNGNQWICDCRAKSLWNWLKQFKGSSSELECFLPPDLAGTDLKRLQTHNLDGCANVSFSQMRTSIFTSKTGSAKDTTADISIIPEELTDSCCEQVDKSIFPETNVKTGPSSHTSRVLPNVPVKDKENISKTKIIGSVDNRKNRTYKQINDSPFGTFTSKIDTSQTKLKQNNVFDSVEPSTSPNKKKHPCLKKVKSKSQCRMYQPGTNSALLITANLLFISLFLILPIHF